From Oreochromis niloticus isolate F11D_XX linkage group LG14, O_niloticus_UMD_NMBU, whole genome shotgun sequence, one genomic window encodes:
- the tubd1 gene encoding tubulin delta chain: MSVVTVQLGQCGNQVGQELFDIICSDAQEGQRKTYSVASCERFFHQTAHGDLVARALLIDMEPKVINRSMSMAAKSGRWSYGESSHFSQKQGSGNNWANGYCVHGPRHRDAVEELVRREVERCDRLAGLIAMMSVAGGTGSGVGTYVTQCLRDIYPSSFILNHLTWPYGTGEVIVQNYNSVLTLAHLYQLSDAILVHENDTVHRICSQLLNIKHISFSDVNRVIAHQLGSILQPALTADSHGAYSRNPLGELVSALACHPEYKLLSMCTIPQMASSSIAYSTFSWPGLLKHLRQMLISNTKMEEGIDWQVRPPAESGRSRSLAGGSFNTSLANLLILRGKDVYSAETGGIDDPALYTSWLSSKEAFSLWKSPVPFNKYEKSATLVSNSQALLRPLDDMVGKAWNMFASRAYIHQYIKFGISEEDFLDSFTSLEQVISSYSQLC; this comes from the exons ATGTCTGTAGTAACAGTTCAGCTCGGTCAGTGCGGTAACCAGGTGGGTCAGGAGCTGTTTGACATCATTTGTAGCGATGCTCAGGAGGGACAGAGGAAGACCTACAGCGTTGCCAGCTGCGAGCGGTTCTTTCACCAGACCGCACACGGAG ACCTCGTTGCCAGGGCACTGTTGATAGATATGGAGCCTAAAGTAATCAACCGGAGTATGAGCATGGCTGCAAAGTCGGGCAGATGGAGCTATGGAGAGAGTTCTCACTTCAGCCAAAAGCAGGGCTCCGGAAACAACTGGGCTAATGG GTATTGTGTCCATGGTCCTCGTCACAGAGACGCAGTGGAGGAGCTGGTGAGGCGGGAGGTGGAGCGCTGTGACAGACTGGCTGGGCTTATAGCAATGATGAGTGTGGCAGGGGGGACGGGGTCAGGTGTTGGCACCTACGTTACTCAGTGTCTCCGTGATATTTACCCATCATCCTTCATCCTCAACCACCTTACCTGGCCGTACGGGACTGGAGAG GTGATCGTCCAGAACTATAACTCTGTGCTGACGCTGGCTCATCTCTACCAGTTGTCAGACGCCATACTGGTGCACGAGAACGACACGGTGCACAGGATCTGCAGTCAGTTGCTTAACATCAAACACATCTCTTTCAGTGACGTCAACAGGGTCATCGCCCACCAGCTGGGCAGTATCCTGCAGCCCGCGCTCACCGCTGACTCCCATGGAGCATACAGCAGAAATCCTCTGG gtgAATTGGTGAGTGCTCTTGCCTGTCATCCAGAGTACAAACTACTGAGCATGTGCACCATCCCACAGATGGCCAGTTCCTCCATAGCCTACAGTACGTTTAGCTGGCCGGGGCTGCTCAAACACCTGCGACAGATGCTCATCTCCAACACAAAGATGGAAGAAG GTATAGACTGGCAGGTGCGTCCTCCTGCTGAATCTGGGCGGAGCAGGAGTCTCGCAGGGGGCAGCTTTAACACCTCTCTGGCCAACCTTCTCATCCTGAGAGGGAAAGATGTCTACAGTGCAGAGACAG GTGGCATTGATGATCCAGCCCTGTACACCTCCTGGCTCTCATCCAAAGAAGCTTTCAGCTTGTGGAAATCCCCTGTACCCTTTAATAAGTATGAGAAATCTGCCACGCTGGTCAGTAACAGCCAGGCTCTGCTCAGACCTCTGGATGACATGGTGGGAAAAGCCTGGAATATGTTTGCCTCCAG GGCGTACATCCATCAGTACATTAAATTTGGCATCTCAGAGGAGGACTTCCTAGACAGCTTCACGTCTCTTGAACAGGTGATCTCCAGCTACAGTCAGCTGTGCTAG